A DNA window from Dehalococcoidia bacterium contains the following coding sequences:
- a CDS encoding CoA transferase produces MTSDDLPLKGIRVADFSWFGAGPIFTMALAHYGAEVIRVESQIRPDGLRLTQPMPKDKPPGINLSGYYNNFNAGKLSFSLNMASQQGRELALRLIAKSDIVAENFTPGTFEKWGLTYERIVQVKPDIIMVREPMQGLTGPHRDFAGFGAVITPLAGLSYLSGFPHRPPVGLGTNYTDYVVNPGHALVATLAALHYRNRTGKGQLIEVAQLESSVNVIGVALLDCAANGRVQERQGNRLPYACPHGAYPCRGDDRWVAIAVFTDDEWEAFCRVVGEEWTREERFATLLGRKAHEDELDRLIESWTSQREAEEVMELLQAAGVAAGVVQSAADTLDRDPHLKARGYYHYLEHPEAGRTAYDGPGFRLSDTPGGPRGPAPLLGQHTEYVCKQVLGLSEEEIAELVVDGVLQ; encoded by the coding sequence ATGACCAGCGACGACCTGCCCCTGAAGGGCATACGGGTGGCCGACTTCTCCTGGTTCGGCGCCGGCCCTATCTTCACCATGGCCCTCGCCCACTACGGCGCCGAGGTCATACGGGTCGAGTCGCAGATCCGGCCCGATGGCCTGCGCCTGACCCAGCCCATGCCCAAGGACAAGCCGCCGGGCATCAACCTGTCGGGCTACTACAACAACTTCAACGCCGGTAAGCTGTCCTTCTCCCTGAACATGGCCAGCCAGCAGGGGCGAGAGCTGGCCCTGCGCCTCATCGCCAAGAGCGACATCGTCGCCGAAAACTTCACCCCGGGCACCTTCGAGAAGTGGGGGCTGACCTACGAGCGCATCGTGCAGGTGAAGCCGGACATCATTATGGTGCGGGAGCCCATGCAGGGGCTCACGGGTCCCCACCGCGACTTCGCCGGCTTCGGCGCCGTCATCACCCCCCTGGCCGGCCTCAGCTACCTGTCGGGCTTCCCCCACCGTCCGCCCGTGGGCCTGGGCACCAACTACACCGACTACGTGGTGAACCCGGGCCATGCCCTGGTGGCCACCCTGGCCGCCCTGCACTACCGCAACCGCACCGGCAAGGGCCAGCTCATCGAGGTGGCCCAGCTGGAGTCGTCGGTGAACGTCATCGGCGTGGCGCTGCTGGACTGCGCCGCCAACGGCCGCGTGCAGGAGCGACAGGGCAACCGCCTCCCTTACGCCTGCCCCCACGGGGCCTACCCCTGCCGGGGCGACGACCGCTGGGTGGCCATCGCTGTCTTTACCGACGACGAGTGGGAGGCCTTCTGCCGCGTGGTGGGCGAAGAGTGGACTCGAGAGGAGCGCTTCGCCACGCTGCTGGGGCGCAAGGCCCATGAGGACGAGCTCGACCGCCTCATAGAGTCGTGGACATCGCAACGAGAGGCGGAAGAGGTGATGGAGCTGCTCCAGGCCGCCGGCGTGGCGGCAGGGGTGGTGCAGAGCGCTGCCGACACCCTGGACCGCGACCCTCATCTGAAGGCGCGCGGCTACTACCACTACCTGGAGCACCCCGAGGCGGGCCGCACCGCCTACGATGGCCCCGGCTTCCGCCTGTCGGACACCCCCGGCGGTCCGAGAGGGCCCGCGCCGCTCCTCGGCCAGCACACCGAATACGTCTGCAAACAGGTGCTGGGCCTCTCCGAAGAGGAGATCGCCGAACTGGTAGTGGACGGCGTGCTGCAGTAG
- a CDS encoding CoA transferase, with product MLADLGADVIKVEPPGGDPSRRLPPFFHDDPHPEKSLYFFAFNTSKRSITLDLQRADGRALLRRLAQRADVIIDCFPPGYMESLGLGYQSLRQLNPGLVYCSITGFGLWGPHAHYKSSDLIAVAMSGMMYLAGFPEDPPNRPYGDQSHYCASVQACAGILTALIGRDRSGHGQLVEVSMQEALAMNQETAMQYWDLRRELRQRQGEGRRLPSGEWFRVPGIGTYECADGHVYLMIGVPGFGAPISVLIQWMAEEGMAEDLTAPEWQDVFSRLDLRLLAQLYQGADTSAAQEWIPRFRHVDRIIERFVRSKRKQELYEEGQRRGLLVAPVNSPRDVLENRQLNERGFFQEVEHPELGAVIRYPGPPYRLHGTPARIWRRPPRIGEHNREVYLEELGLTEAELAALAGAGVI from the coding sequence CTGCTGGCCGACCTGGGCGCCGACGTCATCAAGGTCGAGCCGCCAGGGGGAGACCCCTCGCGCCGTCTGCCCCCCTTTTTTCACGATGACCCCCACCCCGAGAAGAGCCTGTACTTCTTCGCCTTCAATACGTCTAAGCGCTCCATAACCCTCGACCTGCAACGCGCCGACGGCCGTGCCCTTCTGCGACGGCTGGCCCAGCGGGCTGACGTGATCATCGATTGCTTCCCGCCCGGGTACATGGAATCGCTGGGGCTGGGCTACCAGTCTCTGCGTCAGCTGAACCCGGGGCTGGTCTACTGCTCCATCACCGGCTTCGGGCTGTGGGGCCCCCATGCCCACTACAAGAGCAGCGACCTCATCGCTGTGGCGATGAGCGGCATGATGTATCTGGCCGGCTTCCCCGAAGACCCGCCCAATCGACCCTACGGGGACCAGTCGCACTACTGCGCCTCGGTGCAGGCCTGCGCTGGCATCCTCACCGCCCTCATCGGTCGCGACCGCAGCGGCCACGGGCAGCTGGTGGAGGTGTCCATGCAGGAGGCGCTGGCCATGAACCAGGAGACGGCCATGCAGTACTGGGACCTGCGCCGAGAGCTGAGGCAGCGCCAGGGAGAGGGCCGCCGCCTCCCCAGCGGCGAATGGTTCCGCGTGCCGGGCATCGGCACTTACGAATGTGCCGATGGCCATGTCTACCTGATGATCGGCGTCCCTGGCTTCGGCGCCCCCATCTCGGTCCTGATCCAGTGGATGGCCGAGGAGGGAATGGCCGAGGACCTGACCGCCCCCGAGTGGCAAGACGTGTTCTCCCGCCTGGACCTGCGTCTGCTGGCCCAGCTTTACCAGGGGGCCGACACCAGTGCTGCCCAGGAGTGGATACCCCGCTTCCGACACGTGGACCGCATCATCGAGCGGTTCGTGCGGTCCAAGCGCAAGCAGGAGCTTTACGAGGAGGGACAGCGACGCGGCCTGCTGGTCGCGCCCGTCAACAGCCCCAGGGATGTGCTGGAGAACCGTCAGCTCAACGAGCGCGGCTTCTTCCAGGAGGTGGAACACCCGGAGCTGGGGGCCGTCATCCGTTATCCCGGGCCGCCCTACCGCCTGCACGGGACGCCGGCCCGCATCTGGCGTCGGCCCCCGCGCATTGGCGAGCACAACCGGGAGGTCTACCTGGAGGAGCTGGGCCTCACGGAAGCCGAGCTAGCCGCCCTGGCCGGCGCTGGCGTCATCTAG
- a CDS encoding alpha/beta hydrolase, whose product MAEAGGVAIRGRYLTLAGRRLFLREAAPTAAAQAHLVLLHGWVGTSSWMFRHVLPELGRHFHTYAPDLPGFGRSQPLPRRPTVDDYIQHLRSLLDALGIDRCHLVGASVGGTFALAFASRYPERVGRLVLVGPVYRGADLPRRFHLVFQLVDWPGLVDLIPKAPIKWWVVVRRLDMARDTRHLSPEDRRLMARDVMRVPNQTLVNVARQLLRLDLTPEARRVCCPTLVLDGEDARMVPARSSLRLASIIPGATCRIVPDCGHNLLLERPDAFLELAPPSLRESPVVKLRGLRVKIGTTLWEGAAYERRPPVRPACPGAAWSCGRILWQAAGRPGRRRHQGRAARGRPLAPSAPLFSR is encoded by the coding sequence ATGGCCGAGGCGGGCGGCGTCGCCATCCGCGGTCGCTATCTGACTCTGGCGGGGCGTCGTCTCTTCCTGCGGGAGGCTGCCCCCACCGCCGCCGCCCAGGCCCACCTCGTGCTGTTGCATGGCTGGGTTGGCACCTCGTCCTGGATGTTCCGCCATGTGCTGCCAGAACTCGGGCGCCACTTCCACACCTATGCCCCTGACCTGCCCGGCTTCGGCAGATCGCAACCCCTTCCGCGTCGCCCCACTGTAGACGACTATATCCAGCACCTGCGGTCGCTGCTGGACGCCCTGGGCATCGACCGCTGCCATCTGGTGGGGGCATCGGTGGGGGGCACCTTTGCCCTGGCCTTCGCCAGTCGCTATCCCGAACGGGTAGGGAGGCTGGTGCTGGTGGGGCCGGTCTACCGTGGGGCCGACCTGCCCAGGCGCTTTCACCTCGTGTTCCAGCTGGTGGACTGGCCGGGACTGGTGGACCTGATACCCAAGGCGCCCATCAAGTGGTGGGTGGTAGTGCGGCGTCTCGACATGGCCCGCGACACCCGCCATCTGTCGCCGGAGGACCGGCGACTGATGGCCCGCGATGTCATGCGGGTCCCCAACCAGACCCTGGTCAACGTGGCGAGACAGTTGCTTCGCCTGGACCTGACGCCGGAGGCCCGTCGCGTCTGCTGCCCCACCCTCGTGCTGGACGGGGAGGACGCACGGATGGTCCCGGCGCGGTCCTCCCTGCGGCTGGCCTCGATCATCCCGGGGGCCACTTGCCGTATAGTCCCCGACTGTGGCCACAACCTGCTTCTCGAGCGGCCCGACGCCTTCCTGGAGCTGGCCCCCCCTTCCTTAAGGGAGAGCCCGGTTGTCAAGCTGAGGGGCCTTCGGGTTAAAATTGGCACGACCCTCTGGGAAGGAGCAGCCTATGAGCGAAGGCCCCCTGTCAGACCTGCGTGTCCTGGAGCTGCCTGGAGCTGCGGGCGCATACTGTGGCAAGCTGCTGGCCGACCTGGGCGCCGACGTCATCAAGGTCGAGCCGCCAGGGGGAGACCCCTCGCGCCGTCTGCCCCCCTTTTTTCACGATGA
- a CDS encoding CoA transferase encodes MAALPLQGVKVLNFGTVWLGPVFGQTLAFLGAEVYKVESRKQIDVNRLLPPFAEGIQDPDRSLQNHAGWAGNGSITLNLEKPEARELALRLVERVDIVGENWAPGVIEKLGLGYDRLRQVNPRVVLVSIRPAGLYGPLSHLRTYGVTLSSLTGLDSVTGYVGEEPQSFENAFADPLLGVAAAFTALVALRWRDMTGQGCHVDFSQQEGIMQMMVPHIMDYFFNGRVHGPMGNRHPLGLGAPHGVFPCSGDDRWIAIACLTEEEWRGLVAAMGEPSWASDPRFHTLADRVRNIDELHAHIARWTAQFNDYELAHRLQQFGVPATPVLHISDLYHDPHFRQRQTFIEVHHPLCFNETIYGSYVKLSESQPVVRPGPMIGQDNEKVFKGLLGMSDEEFDRLVREEVIY; translated from the coding sequence ATGGCGGCGCTACCGCTGCAGGGCGTGAAGGTGCTCAACTTCGGCACCGTGTGGCTGGGGCCGGTCTTCGGGCAGACCCTGGCCTTTCTCGGGGCCGAGGTGTACAAGGTCGAGTCGCGCAAGCAGATAGACGTCAACCGTCTTTTGCCCCCATTCGCCGAGGGCATTCAGGACCCCGACCGCAGCCTGCAGAACCACGCCGGCTGGGCGGGCAACGGCAGCATCACCCTGAACCTGGAAAAGCCCGAGGCGAGAGAGCTGGCCCTGAGGCTGGTGGAGAGGGTGGACATAGTAGGCGAGAACTGGGCGCCGGGAGTCATAGAGAAGCTGGGCCTGGGCTACGACCGCCTTCGCCAGGTCAATCCCCGGGTAGTGCTGGTCTCTATCCGGCCCGCCGGGCTCTACGGCCCCCTGAGCCACCTGCGCACATACGGGGTGACCCTTTCTAGCCTCACGGGCCTCGACAGCGTGACGGGGTACGTGGGCGAGGAGCCTCAGAGCTTCGAGAACGCCTTCGCCGACCCCTTGCTGGGGGTGGCGGCTGCCTTCACCGCCCTGGTGGCCCTGCGCTGGCGGGACATGACCGGCCAGGGCTGCCACGTGGACTTCTCCCAGCAGGAGGGCATCATGCAGATGATGGTGCCCCACATCATGGACTACTTCTTCAACGGACGGGTCCACGGTCCCATGGGCAACCGTCACCCCCTGGGCCTGGGCGCCCCCCATGGCGTCTTTCCTTGCAGCGGCGACGACCGCTGGATCGCCATAGCATGCCTTACCGAGGAGGAGTGGCGAGGGCTGGTGGCCGCCATGGGGGAGCCTTCCTGGGCCTCCGACCCTCGCTTTCACACCCTGGCCGACCGCGTCAGAAACATCGACGAGCTGCATGCCCACATCGCCCGCTGGACTGCCCAGTTCAACGACTACGAGCTGGCCCACCGGCTCCAGCAGTTCGGCGTGCCTGCCACCCCCGTGCTCCATATATCGGACCTCTACCACGATCCCCACTTCCGCCAGCGCCAGACCTTCATCGAGGTCCATCACCCCCTTTGTTTCAACGAGACCATCTACGGTTCTTATGTGAAGTTGAGCGAGAGCCAGCCCGTGGTCCGCCCTGGCCCCATGATCGGACAGGACAACGAGAAGGTGTTCAAGGGGCTGCTGGGGATGTCCGACGAGGAGTTCGACCGCCTGGTGAGGGAGGAAGTCATATACTGA
- a CDS encoding CoA transferase, with protein sequence MSAGPLAGVRVLELGQVISAPFCARLFADFGADVIKVEPPQGDLARSWGPFPGDRPDPEASGIYLALNTNKRGVTINLDHERGRQLFLELVRWADILVHNHQPAQLERWRLTYDAVAEINPQVVMISITPFGSFGPYANWKGYDLNAYHLSAAGHRYLGKPDREPLAAGTFIADFYGGYVGAAWGFAAYYGRQVVGRGQHVDVSSAEAIAALFTGCQNIGGYAQDGIYERRTGGQFGIAAPAKILRAKDGYVWVMALTPRQWQGLVNAMGNPDWAQLDIFSDMFRRAQHADALYPLMELWTQEHPKEEIMNVCQANLCPTTAVYTVQEAVEHPHMRARNFIREVEHEELGRVRVLGPIARLSSCDDSAIRPAPRLGQHNAEVFGGLLGLSASSIDELRSQGAI encoded by the coding sequence ATGAGCGCAGGGCCGCTGGCAGGAGTGCGTGTCCTGGAGCTGGGGCAGGTGATCTCGGCCCCCTTCTGTGCCCGTCTCTTCGCCGACTTCGGTGCCGATGTGATAAAGGTCGAGCCGCCTCAGGGCGACCTGGCCCGCTCCTGGGGGCCGTTCCCCGGCGACAGGCCAGACCCGGAGGCCAGCGGCATCTATCTCGCCCTCAACACCAACAAGCGTGGCGTGACCATCAATCTGGACCACGAGCGCGGACGCCAGCTCTTCCTGGAGCTGGTCCGTTGGGCGGACATCCTGGTGCACAACCACCAGCCCGCCCAGCTGGAGCGCTGGCGACTGACCTACGACGCGGTAGCAGAGATCAATCCCCAGGTGGTCATGATCTCCATCACCCCCTTCGGCAGCTTCGGCCCCTACGCCAACTGGAAGGGGTACGATCTCAACGCCTATCATCTGTCGGCCGCGGGGCATCGCTATCTCGGCAAGCCCGACAGGGAGCCGCTCGCCGCTGGCACCTTCATCGCCGACTTCTACGGCGGCTACGTGGGGGCGGCCTGGGGATTCGCTGCCTATTACGGCCGCCAAGTGGTGGGCAGGGGACAGCACGTGGACGTCTCCTCCGCCGAGGCCATCGCCGCCCTCTTCACCGGCTGCCAGAACATCGGTGGGTACGCCCAGGACGGCATCTACGAGCGACGCACCGGGGGACAGTTCGGCATCGCCGCGCCGGCCAAGATACTGAGGGCCAAGGACGGCTACGTGTGGGTTATGGCCCTGACCCCCCGCCAGTGGCAAGGCCTGGTCAACGCCATGGGAAACCCCGACTGGGCGCAGCTGGACATCTTCAGCGACATGTTCAGGCGCGCCCAGCACGCCGACGCCCTCTACCCTCTCATGGAGCTGTGGACGCAGGAGCACCCCAAAGAAGAGATCATGAACGTATGCCAGGCCAACCTCTGCCCCACCACGGCCGTCTACACCGTGCAGGAGGCCGTAGAACATCCGCACATGCGGGCCAGGAACTTCATCCGCGAGGTCGAGCACGAGGAGCTGGGCCGGGTACGGGTGCTGGGGCCTATCGCCCGCCTCAGCTCCTGCGACGACTCGGCCATCAGGCCGGCACCGAGGCTGGGACAGCACAATGCCGAGGTGTTCGGCGGGCTGCTGGGCCTGAGCGCCTCTAGCATCGACGAATTGCGCTCCCAAGGGGCTATTTGA
- a CDS encoding TlpA family protein disulfide reductase, translating to MPLREGDPAPDFSLPSLDGRTYRLAEALTSGPVLLAFVKTGCAACDLALPYLERLATAYAPRGLQLWAISQHPPERIGPYARQMGLTVPVLVDADAFTASAAYDPPATPTLCLVGRDGKVAFYSHGFAKEDLNRLAELVAAQVGAEAVTVAPADDGRPPFRPG from the coding sequence GTGCCACTGCGGGAAGGCGATCCGGCACCCGACTTCTCTTTGCCTTCGCTGGACGGGCGCACCTATCGTCTCGCGGAGGCCCTGACCTCCGGGCCGGTGCTGCTGGCCTTCGTGAAGACGGGTTGCGCGGCCTGCGATCTGGCCCTGCCCTACCTAGAGCGCCTCGCTACTGCCTACGCCCCCCGAGGTCTGCAGCTCTGGGCTATCTCCCAGCACCCGCCGGAGCGCATCGGCCCCTACGCTCGTCAGATGGGCCTGACGGTGCCCGTGCTGGTGGATGCCGATGCCTTTACCGCCAGCGCAGCCTACGACCCGCCCGCCACGCCCACCCTGTGCCTGGTGGGCCGCGACGGAAAGGTGGCCTTCTACAGCCACGGCTTCGCCAAGGAGGACCTGAACCGCCTGGCAGAGCTGGTGGCGGCCCAGGTGGGGGCCGAGGCGGTGACGGTGGCCCCCGCCGACGATGGGCGCCCGCCCTTCCGCCCAGGCTGA
- a CDS encoding redoxin domain-containing protein yields the protein MTYESAGEGIMAPELQGGYWLQGGPLTMSSLRGRPVLVDFWDYTCINCLRTLPYLVEWHRRYSPHGLVIIGVHTPEFSFARRVDDVRRAVAEFGIQYPVVLDNDYAIWRAYNNRFWPAKYLVDAHGRLRYFHFGEGAYQATERAIQQLLREVDPSLRLPEPMAPLRDEDRPGAVCYRVTPEVYLGFLRGSVGNPTGLLPKQAANYRDPGLHAEGFFYLHGPWVAEEECVYRPWDALDRSRLSLRYTSREVNLVANPLSGQPGRLDVWQDGAPLDRSTAGSDVRWDEEGQSYLQVDVPRMYRLVANQDVGHHELTLATSSPGMALYAFTFVSCAIPGWEMRLQ from the coding sequence ATGACCTACGAGAGCGCAGGGGAAGGCATCATGGCCCCCGAACTGCAGGGGGGATACTGGCTGCAGGGCGGCCCCCTGACCATGTCCTCCCTCAGGGGCCGGCCAGTCCTGGTGGACTTCTGGGACTATACCTGCATCAACTGCCTGCGCACCCTCCCTTACCTGGTGGAGTGGCACCGGCGTTATTCTCCCCACGGTCTGGTCATCATAGGCGTGCACACTCCCGAGTTCTCCTTCGCCCGGCGGGTGGACGACGTGCGACGGGCAGTGGCCGAGTTCGGCATTCAGTACCCGGTGGTGCTGGACAACGACTACGCCATCTGGAGGGCCTACAACAACCGCTTCTGGCCGGCCAAATACCTGGTGGACGCCCATGGGCGTCTGCGCTACTTCCATTTTGGCGAGGGCGCATATCAGGCCACCGAGAGGGCGATCCAGCAACTGCTGCGGGAGGTGGACCCCAGTCTTCGGCTGCCCGAGCCTATGGCCCCGTTGCGGGACGAGGATCGTCCCGGCGCCGTGTGCTATCGCGTAACGCCCGAAGTCTACCTCGGGTTCTTGCGGGGAAGCGTGGGCAACCCCACCGGCCTCCTGCCTAAGCAGGCCGCCAACTATCGCGATCCTGGACTGCACGCCGAGGGGTTCTTCTACCTGCACGGCCCCTGGGTGGCTGAAGAGGAGTGCGTCTACCGGCCATGGGATGCTCTGGATAGGAGCAGGCTTTCCCTGCGCTACACCAGCCGCGAGGTGAACCTGGTGGCGAACCCCCTTTCGGGACAGCCAGGCCGGTTGGACGTCTGGCAGGACGGTGCCCCCCTCGACCGCAGCACTGCCGGTTCCGATGTCCGTTGGGACGAGGAGGGCCAGTCCTATCTGCAGGTGGACGTACCGAGGATGTATCGTCTGGTGGCCAACCAGGACGTGGGCCATCACGAGCTGACTCTCGCCACGTCCTCGCCGGGCATGGCGCTCTATGCTTTCACCTTCGTGTCCTGCGCCATCCCCGGCTGGGAGATGCGCCTCCAGTAG
- a CDS encoding CinA family protein, which produces MAARVLSMLREEGLTLAVAEASTGGLIGHLLTEVPGSSATFVGGVVPYHNRLKERIGVDRTTLERHGAVSEEAAAALARAVRQWAGSDLGLAVSGIAGPGGGTADKPVGLTYVALAGPDCCLCRRFVLEGDRSANKRQAALAALELVAHYLHYHHRQEGRPEP; this is translated from the coding sequence ATGGCCGCCCGCGTCCTGTCCATGCTGCGGGAGGAGGGGCTCACCCTGGCGGTGGCCGAGGCCTCCACCGGGGGCCTCATCGGCCACCTGCTGACGGAAGTGCCCGGTAGCTCCGCCACCTTCGTGGGCGGGGTGGTGCCCTACCACAATCGCCTGAAGGAGCGCATAGGCGTGGACAGGACGACGCTGGAGCGTCACGGCGCTGTCAGCGAGGAGGCTGCAGCTGCCCTCGCGCGGGCCGTGCGGCAGTGGGCCGGCTCGGACCTGGGGCTGGCCGTGAGCGGCATCGCCGGCCCGGGCGGTGGCACCGCCGATAAACCGGTCGGCCTGACCTACGTCGCCCTGGCCGGCCCCGACTGCTGCCTTTGTCGTCGCTTCGTGCTGGAGGGCGATCGTTCGGCCAACAAGCGGCAGGCGGCGCTGGCTGCCCTGGAGCTGGTGGCCCATTACCTGCACTATCACCACCGTCAGGAGGGAAGGCCGGAGCCATGA
- a CDS encoding flavin reductase family protein, whose protein sequence is MSVDRDLFRRVMGQFATGVTIVTTRLGDHLHGSTANAFTSVSLEPLLVLVCLDKKGDTHDLVQKSGIYAVNILSEEQEELSRLFARKDPDSSHRLDSVPHRYAATGAPIIEGCLAYLDCRVVDAVDAGDHTIFLGKVEEAAVSADGRPLLFFRGRYCRLADEAPSPAVRG, encoded by the coding sequence ATGAGCGTGGACAGGGACCTCTTCCGGCGCGTTATGGGCCAGTTCGCCACCGGCGTCACCATCGTTACCACCCGCCTGGGCGACCACCTGCACGGCAGCACCGCCAACGCCTTCACATCGGTGTCCCTGGAGCCGTTGCTGGTGCTCGTGTGCCTGGACAAAAAGGGCGATACTCACGACCTGGTGCAGAAGAGCGGTATCTACGCCGTCAACATCCTCAGTGAGGAGCAGGAAGAGCTCTCGCGCCTGTTCGCCCGTAAGGACCCCGACAGCTCCCACCGTCTGGACTCGGTGCCCCATCGCTATGCGGCGACCGGTGCCCCCATCATCGAGGGGTGCCTGGCCTATCTGGACTGCCGAGTGGTGGACGCCGTGGATGCCGGCGACCACACCATCTTCCTGGGCAAGGTGGAAGAGGCGGCCGTCAGCGCTGACGGCCGCCCCCTGCTCTTCTTCCGCGGTCGTTACTGTCGTCTGGCCGACGAGGCGCCCAGCCCGGCTGTGAGGGGCTAA
- a CDS encoding acetyl-CoA C-acetyltransferase yields MDEVFIVGAARTPIGSFGGSLTEVPAPKLAATAIAAALERSGLKPDQVDEVIMGNVLSAGLGMNPARQAALAAGIPESVPATTVNKVCGSGLKTVALAAQAIMLGDADVVVAGGMENMSAAPYLLPRARFGYRMGHGELLDHMIKDGLWCALEQCHMGITAENVAREYEISREDQDRFAYESHMKAARAWEEGRFRDEIAPVEVPSRSGVTVVDRDEHFRPDTTLDKLARLRPAFENGGSVTAGNASGINDGAAAVVLVSRRKAQELGLEPLATVKAYASAGVPPRIMGIGPVPAVRRVLAKAGLDLRDIDLIEANEAFAAQSLAVGRELGWDWERVNVNGGAIALGHPIGASGTRILVTLLYEMRRRQAKRGLATLCIGGGQGIAMVVERPS; encoded by the coding sequence ATGGACGAGGTCTTCATAGTGGGAGCGGCCCGCACGCCCATCGGCAGCTTCGGTGGCAGCCTGACAGAGGTGCCGGCGCCCAAGCTGGCAGCCACCGCCATCGCCGCCGCCCTGGAGAGGTCAGGCCTCAAGCCCGACCAGGTGGACGAGGTCATCATGGGCAACGTGCTGTCGGCGGGCCTGGGCATGAACCCGGCCCGACAGGCCGCCCTGGCCGCCGGGATACCCGAGTCGGTGCCGGCCACCACCGTCAACAAGGTGTGTGGCTCCGGGCTCAAGACGGTGGCCCTGGCTGCCCAGGCCATCATGCTGGGGGACGCCGATGTGGTGGTGGCCGGCGGTATGGAGAACATGTCGGCCGCCCCCTATCTGCTGCCCAGGGCTCGCTTCGGATATCGTATGGGCCACGGCGAGCTGCTCGACCACATGATCAAGGACGGCCTGTGGTGCGCCCTGGAGCAGTGCCACATGGGCATCACGGCCGAGAATGTGGCCCGCGAATACGAGATCTCTCGCGAGGACCAGGACCGCTTCGCCTACGAGAGCCACATGAAGGCGGCCCGTGCCTGGGAGGAGGGCCGCTTCCGCGACGAGATCGCGCCGGTGGAGGTCCCCTCCCGCTCCGGTGTCACGGTGGTGGACCGGGACGAGCACTTCCGCCCGGACACCACTCTCGACAAGCTGGCGCGCCTGCGGCCGGCCTTCGAGAACGGGGGCAGCGTTACTGCTGGCAACGCCTCGGGCATCAACGACGGTGCGGCAGCGGTGGTGCTGGTCTCGCGGCGCAAGGCCCAGGAGCTGGGCCTGGAGCCTCTGGCAACGGTCAAGGCCTATGCCAGCGCTGGCGTCCCGCCCCGCATCATGGGCATCGGCCCTGTGCCAGCCGTGCGCCGCGTCCTGGCCAAAGCCGGCCTGGACCTGCGCGACATCGACCTCATAGAGGCCAACGAGGCCTTTGCCGCCCAGTCTCTGGCTGTGGGCCGCGAGCTAGGCTGGGACTGGGAGCGGGTCAACGTCAATGGCGGCGCCATCGCTCTGGGCCACCCCATCGGTGCCAGCGGCACCCGTATCCTGGTGACCCTGCTCTACGAGATGCGCCGACGCCAGGCCAAGCGAGGCCTGGCCACCCTGTGCATCGGCGGGGGCCAGGGCATCGCCATGGTGGTGGAGCGCCCCAGTTAG
- a CDS encoding 3-oxoacyl-ACP reductase FabG, whose protein sequence is MGSLSGKVAIVTGSSRGLGAAIVKELALHGAKVTINYFHSKDQAEQLRRELEDQGCEAICVQADVSQPEQAQHLVQCTVQHFGGLDILVNNAGINRDRTIRRMSLEEWREVIATDLDSVFYCTYYAVPHMIERGGGRILNMSSIVGEMGNIGQANYAAAKAGIVGFTKAAALELARFNITVNAVCPGFIETDMVTSLSEEVQKNLLARIPMGRFGRPEEVARLCRFLVAEGDYITGAAFDINGGMYLR, encoded by the coding sequence ATGGGCTCTCTTAGCGGCAAGGTCGCCATCGTTACCGGCAGCTCCCGCGGCCTGGGCGCTGCCATCGTCAAGGAGCTGGCCCTGCACGGCGCCAAGGTCACCATCAACTACTTTCACAGCAAGGACCAGGCAGAGCAGCTCCGGCGAGAGCTGGAAGACCAGGGCTGCGAGGCCATCTGCGTACAGGCCGACGTTTCACAGCCCGAACAGGCCCAGCACCTGGTCCAGTGCACCGTCCAGCACTTCGGAGGGCTGGACATCCTGGTCAACAACGCGGGCATCAACCGCGACCGCACCATTCGCCGCATGAGCCTCGAGGAATGGCGGGAGGTCATCGCCACCGACCTGGACAGCGTCTTCTACTGCACCTACTACGCCGTGCCCCACATGATAGAGCGGGGTGGCGGGCGTATCCTCAACATGTCCTCCATCGTGGGCGAGATGGGCAACATCGGCCAGGCCAATTACGCCGCCGCCAAGGCCGGCATCGTGGGCTTCACCAAGGCGGCGGCCCTGGAGCTGGCCCGCTTCAACATCACCGTCAATGCCGTCTGCCCCGGCTTCATCGAGACGGACATGGTCACGAGCCTGTCGGAGGAGGTGCAGAAGAACCTGCTGGCCCGCATCCCCATGGGCCGCTTCGGTCGACCGGAGGAGGTGGCGCGCCTGTGCCGCTTCCTGGTGGCCGAGGGCGACTACATCACCGGTGCCGCCTTCGACATCAACGGCGGCATGTATCTGCGCTGA